In Mycobacterium sp. Aquia_216, a genomic segment contains:
- a CDS encoding nucleoside deaminase: protein MTDFAQRTIDLARHNVAEGGRPFATVIVKDGEVLAESANKVAQTNDPTAHAEILAIREACMKLGTEHLVGATIYVMAHPCPMCLGSLYYCSPKEVIFLITRESYEQYYLDDRKYFEVSTFYDEFSKDWDQRRLPMRYQPRDSAVEVYRLWNERNGGDRKSTVVPASEPLSRQETLGQ, encoded by the coding sequence GTGACCGACTTTGCCCAGCGGACAATTGACCTGGCCCGCCACAACGTCGCTGAAGGCGGCCGACCATTTGCGACGGTGATCGTCAAAGACGGCGAGGTACTTGCCGAGAGCGCCAACAAGGTCGCCCAGACCAACGACCCGACCGCGCACGCCGAGATCCTGGCGATCCGAGAGGCGTGCATGAAGCTGGGCACCGAGCACCTGGTCGGCGCGACGATTTACGTGATGGCCCACCCGTGTCCGATGTGCCTGGGCTCGCTGTACTACTGCTCCCCCAAAGAAGTCATCTTCTTGATCACCCGCGAATCTTATGAGCAGTACTACCTCGATGACCGCAAATACTTCGAGGTCTCAACGTTTTACGACGAATTCTCGAAGGACTGGGACCAACGGCGCCTGCCGATGCGGTACCAGCCTCGGGACAGCGCCGTCGAGGTCTACCGGTTGTGGAACGAACGCAACGGTGGCGACCGCAAATCTACGGTCGTCCCAGCCTCCGAGCCGCTGAGTCGTCAGGAGACCTTGGGACAGTAA
- a CDS encoding oxygenase MpaB family protein — MAISGVEPGAVASGCPVSPSGYAAPPIPLGPDSLTWRYFGDWRGMLQGPWAGSMQNMHPQLGAAVIDHSTFFRERWPRLLRSLYPIGGVVFDGDRASVTGSEVRDYHVDIKGVDEQGRRYHALNPDVFYWAHATFFVGTIHVAERFCGGLTEAQKRQLFDEHVDWYRMYGMSMRPVPASWEEFQVYWEHMCRNVLEDNEAARAVLDLTDLPKPPFARMAPDWLWAAQRKLLAPFFVWFTVGLYDPPVRRLMGYRWSRRDEWLHRRLGDLIRLVFTCVPTRFRKHPRARAGLDRAAGRIAANAPLVHTPARNLPPLDERDNPMHYCPKVS, encoded by the coding sequence ATGGCAATTTCTGGTGTTGAGCCCGGCGCTGTCGCCAGCGGGTGTCCGGTGTCCCCGTCGGGATATGCGGCGCCGCCGATCCCGCTCGGTCCCGATTCCCTGACGTGGCGGTACTTCGGGGATTGGCGCGGCATGTTGCAGGGGCCGTGGGCGGGATCCATGCAGAACATGCACCCGCAACTGGGCGCGGCGGTCATCGATCACTCGACGTTCTTCCGGGAACGCTGGCCGCGCCTGCTGCGGTCGTTGTATCCGATCGGCGGAGTCGTCTTCGACGGCGACCGTGCCTCAGTCACCGGCAGCGAGGTGCGCGACTATCACGTCGACATCAAGGGTGTTGACGAGCAGGGCCGTCGCTACCACGCGCTGAACCCCGATGTCTTCTACTGGGCGCATGCCACCTTCTTCGTCGGGACTATTCATGTGGCCGAACGGTTTTGCGGTGGGTTGACCGAGGCGCAGAAGCGCCAGCTGTTCGACGAACATGTCGACTGGTACCGGATGTACGGCATGAGCATGCGGCCGGTGCCCGCGTCCTGGGAGGAATTTCAGGTCTATTGGGAACACATGTGCCGCAACGTGTTAGAGGACAACGAGGCCGCACGTGCCGTGCTGGATCTGACCGACCTGCCCAAACCGCCATTTGCCCGAATGGCTCCGGACTGGTTGTGGGCGGCTCAGCGCAAGCTGCTGGCGCCGTTCTTCGTCTGGTTCACCGTCGGTCTCTACGATCCACCGGTGCGCCGGCTGATGGGCTACCGGTGGTCGCGACGCGACGAATGGCTGCACCGGCGCCTGGGCGACCTCATTCGTCTCGTTTTCACTTGTGTGCCAACACGATTCCGTAAACACCCGAGGGCCAGGGCCGGTTTGGATCGTGCGGCCGGGCGGATCGCGGCCAACGCGCCGCTCGTGCACACACCCGCGCGCAACCTGCCGCCGCTAGATGAGCGCGATAACCCAATGCATTACTGTCCCAAGGTCTCCTGA
- a CDS encoding TetR/AcrR family transcriptional regulator, translating into MQSGQRRGRWSGVPLESRHALRRDNLIAAGVQLLGSERGPALTVRAVCRKAALTERYFYESFSDRDEFVRAVYDDVCARAMTTLTSADTPREAVEQFVELMVDDPVRGRVLLLAPAVEPILTQSGAEWMPSFIDLLQRKLSSIGDPVLQKMIATSLVGGLTSLFTAYLNRQLGATRKQFIDYCVNMLFNTAAPYVPPSDGVSP; encoded by the coding sequence GTGCAGTCCGGTCAACGACGGGGCCGTTGGTCAGGGGTCCCCCTGGAAAGTCGTCACGCCCTCCGCCGCGACAACCTCATCGCCGCCGGCGTGCAGTTACTGGGCAGCGAGCGCGGGCCCGCACTGACCGTTCGCGCCGTGTGCCGCAAGGCCGCGCTGACCGAACGATACTTCTATGAGAGCTTCTCCGACCGCGACGAATTCGTGCGCGCTGTGTACGACGACGTCTGCGCGCGGGCCATGACGACCCTCACCTCGGCGGACACCCCTCGCGAGGCCGTCGAGCAGTTCGTCGAGCTGATGGTCGACGACCCGGTGCGCGGGCGGGTGCTGCTCCTGGCTCCGGCCGTCGAGCCGATCCTGACCCAGTCGGGCGCGGAGTGGATGCCCAGCTTCATCGATCTGCTGCAGCGCAAGCTGTCCAGCATCGGCGATCCGGTGCTGCAGAAGATGATCGCCACCAGCCTGGTCGGCGGTTTGACGAGTCTGTTCACCGCGTATCTGAACAGGCAACTCGGGGCCACCCGCAAGCAATTCATCGACTACTGCGTGAACATGCTTTTCAACACGGCGGCCCCGTATGTACCGCCGTCCGACGGGGTATCTCCGTAG
- a CDS encoding acyl-ACP desaturase codes for MSGDLTQMQLLHELEPVVEKYLNRHLSMHKAWNPHDYIPWSDGKNFYALGGQEWHPEQSKLSDLAQVAMVQNLMTEDNLPSYHREIAMNFGLDGPWGTWVNRWTAEENRHGIALRDYLVVTRAVDPVELEKLRIEVVNRGFSPGQNHQVRADLFADSLFDSVIYVTFQELATRISHRNTGKACNEPIADQLLGKISADENLHMIFYRDVSEAGFEVNPNQAMKSLHKILRNFQMPGYQVPEFRRKAVFIAVGGVYDPRIHLEEVVMPVLKKWRIFEREDFTGEAAALRDDLALLIKELEQACDKFEVSKQRQLDRELRTGKKTTANELHQTAGKLVMSRR; via the coding sequence ATGTCAGGCGATCTGACCCAGATGCAACTGCTACACGAACTCGAGCCGGTCGTCGAGAAGTACCTGAACCGGCACCTGAGCATGCATAAGGCTTGGAACCCGCACGACTACATCCCGTGGTCGGACGGGAAGAACTTCTACGCGCTCGGTGGACAGGAGTGGCACCCCGAGCAGAGCAAACTCTCCGACCTCGCCCAGGTGGCGATGGTGCAGAACCTGATGACGGAAGACAATCTGCCCTCCTATCACCGCGAGATCGCGATGAACTTCGGCCTCGACGGGCCCTGGGGCACGTGGGTCAACCGCTGGACCGCCGAAGAGAACCGGCACGGCATCGCGCTGCGGGACTACCTCGTGGTGACCCGCGCGGTCGACCCCGTCGAGCTGGAGAAGCTGCGCATCGAGGTGGTCAACCGCGGCTTCAGCCCGGGCCAGAACCACCAAGTCCGAGCCGACCTGTTCGCCGATAGCTTGTTCGATTCGGTCATCTATGTCACGTTCCAGGAACTGGCGACCCGGATTTCGCACCGCAACACGGGCAAAGCCTGCAACGAGCCGATCGCCGACCAGCTGCTGGGCAAGATCTCGGCTGACGAGAACCTGCACATGATCTTCTACCGCGACGTCAGCGAGGCCGGGTTCGAGGTTAATCCCAACCAGGCGATGAAGTCGCTGCACAAGATCCTGCGTAACTTCCAGATGCCGGGCTACCAGGTGCCGGAGTTCCGGCGCAAGGCCGTGTTCATCGCCGTCGGGGGCGTCTACGACCCGCGCATCCACCTCGAGGAGGTCGTGATGCCGGTGCTGAAGAAATGGCGCATCTTCGAACGCGAAGACTTCACGGGTGAAGCAGCCGCGCTTCGCGACGACCTTGCCCTGCTGATCAAGGAACTCGAACAGGCCTGCGACAAGTTCGAGGTGTCCAAGCAGCGCCAGCTCGACCGGGAACTGCGTACGGGCAAGAAGACGACCGCCAACGAGCTGCACCAAACCGCCGGCAAGCTCGTGATGAGCCGCCGGTAG
- the dusB gene encoding tRNA dihydrouridine synthase DusB, protein MAGVTNVAFRTLCRELEQSKVGTVSGLYVCEMVTARALVERHPVTMHMTTFSPDESPRSLQLYTVDPATTYAAAKMIADEGLADHIDMNFGCPVPKVTKRGGGAALPFKRRLFGQIVAAAVRATDGTDIPVTVKFRIGIDDEHHTHLDAGRIAEAEGAAAVALHARTAAQRYSGTADWEQIALLKQQVQTIPVLGNGDIYDASDALTMMASTGCDGVVIGRGCLGRPWLFAELSAAFTGGRAPTPPTLGEVADIVRRHGELLTAHFGEDKGMRDIRKHVAWYLHGFPAGSDLRRALALVKTRDELDALLDRLDGTVPFPEAATGPRGRQGSAARVSLPEGWLRDPDDCTVPAGADVMHSGG, encoded by the coding sequence ATGGCGGGCGTGACCAATGTTGCATTCCGGACGCTGTGCCGTGAACTAGAGCAGTCCAAGGTCGGCACGGTCAGCGGACTCTACGTCTGCGAGATGGTGACCGCGCGTGCCCTCGTCGAGCGCCATCCGGTCACGATGCACATGACGACGTTCTCCCCGGACGAATCGCCGCGCTCGCTGCAGCTTTACACCGTCGACCCCGCCACCACCTACGCGGCGGCGAAGATGATCGCCGACGAGGGCCTGGCCGACCACATCGACATGAACTTCGGCTGCCCGGTGCCCAAGGTCACCAAGCGCGGCGGCGGCGCGGCGCTGCCGTTCAAGCGGAGGCTGTTCGGCCAGATCGTGGCGGCGGCGGTACGCGCGACCGACGGTACCGACATACCGGTGACGGTGAAGTTTCGCATTGGCATTGACGACGAGCACCACACGCACCTGGACGCCGGCCGCATCGCCGAGGCCGAAGGCGCGGCCGCGGTGGCATTGCATGCTCGCACGGCAGCGCAGCGTTACTCCGGCACCGCCGATTGGGAGCAGATCGCGCTACTCAAGCAGCAGGTGCAGACGATTCCGGTGCTGGGCAACGGCGATATCTACGACGCCAGCGATGCGCTGACCATGATGGCCAGCACGGGGTGCGACGGTGTCGTCATCGGCCGCGGTTGCCTGGGGCGGCCGTGGCTGTTCGCCGAACTGTCGGCCGCATTCACCGGCGGCCGGGCCCCCACTCCGCCGACGCTCGGCGAGGTCGCCGACATCGTGCGACGGCACGGCGAATTGCTCACCGCGCATTTCGGCGAGGACAAGGGCATGCGCGACATTCGCAAGCACGTCGCCTGGTATCTGCACGGCTTCCCGGCCGGATCTGACTTGCGGCGAGCGCTGGCCTTGGTCAAGACGCGCGACGAACTCGACGCTCTGCTGGACCGGCTGGACGGCACCGTCCCCTTTCCGGAAGCGGCGACGGGACCGCGCGGCCGGCAGGGCTCGGCCGCCCGGGTGTCGCTGCCCGAAGGCTGGCTGCGCGACCCCGATGACTGCACGGTGCCGGCGGGAGCCGATGTCATGCACTCCGGCGGCTGA
- a CDS encoding LCP family protein has protein sequence MSDGEVDATLGHRRGPRDHRPATPTSSVALSAAPWERFAEPPADDSVHRWQIEPPAEPAADAPSETVEPSARGAAKGGSHASGALSVADLLAKVGASSTGTRHRRAALDEESGEPDPEMPIDLGDTQVIDIPAYSLDVVSEVPDLGLPNYPHGDDSEPDLTAEEPTESHPAKPKRIRRAKAPTNRAPKRRRPMLMAGRSMAALCAAVALALTGGAYQWSASKNHRLNVINALDPNSGDIVDPGGQYGDEDFLIVGTDSRSGANADMGAGDTEDAGGARSDTVMLVNIPANRKRVVAVSFPRDLAITPMQCEAWNPDTGKYGPLYDDKTKTWGSKMVYTETKLNSAFSFGGPKCLVKEIQKLSGLSINRFIAVDFSGFAKMVEALGGVEVCSKTPLHDYELGTVLEHSGRQLIDGPTALNYVRARQVTTEFNGDYGRIKRQQLFLSSLLRSLISEDTLTDLNKLNNVVNMFISNSRVDNVQTKDLVQLGRSLQGMAAGHFTFVTVPTGVTDQNGDEPPRTADMKALFNAIIDDDPLPEENDQNAQNLGTTPTSGPTSAPTTKKAPPPSAAPEARREQVTTTSPDEVTVRVSNATAESGLAATATSQLKRNGFNVMSPDDYPSSVNATTVFFSAGNEQAAATVASAFANSKVARVSGYGQVVQVVLGPDFKSVTAPAPSGSSLSVQIDRNPGSTPTKLPDDLAVTNAADTTCE, from the coding sequence ATGAGTGACGGCGAGGTAGACGCCACTCTTGGCCATCGCCGCGGCCCCCGCGACCACCGACCGGCCACCCCGACCTCGTCCGTCGCACTGAGTGCCGCGCCGTGGGAGCGATTCGCCGAACCACCCGCCGACGACAGCGTCCACCGATGGCAGATCGAGCCGCCCGCCGAGCCGGCCGCGGACGCGCCCAGTGAGACCGTCGAGCCGTCTGCACGCGGCGCCGCAAAAGGCGGGAGCCACGCCTCCGGTGCGCTCAGCGTCGCCGACCTGCTTGCCAAAGTCGGGGCCAGTTCCACCGGCACCCGTCACCGCCGCGCCGCCCTCGACGAGGAATCTGGCGAGCCCGATCCGGAGATGCCCATCGACTTAGGGGACACCCAGGTCATCGATATCCCGGCCTACTCGCTCGACGTCGTCTCGGAGGTTCCCGACCTCGGGCTCCCGAACTACCCGCACGGCGACGACTCCGAGCCCGACCTCACAGCCGAGGAGCCGACCGAGTCGCACCCGGCCAAGCCGAAACGCATCCGCCGAGCGAAAGCTCCCACGAACCGGGCACCGAAGCGCCGCAGGCCGATGTTGATGGCCGGTCGCTCGATGGCCGCCCTGTGCGCCGCGGTGGCGCTGGCCCTGACCGGGGGCGCGTACCAGTGGAGCGCGTCGAAGAACCACCGGCTCAACGTCATCAACGCGCTCGACCCGAACTCCGGCGATATCGTCGACCCCGGTGGGCAGTACGGCGATGAAGACTTCCTGATCGTCGGCACGGACTCCCGCTCCGGCGCGAACGCCGACATGGGTGCGGGCGACACCGAGGACGCCGGCGGCGCCCGGTCGGACACCGTGATGCTGGTCAACATCCCGGCCAACCGCAAACGCGTGGTGGCGGTCTCGTTCCCCCGCGACTTGGCGATCACCCCGATGCAGTGCGAAGCGTGGAACCCCGATACCGGAAAGTACGGACCCCTCTACGACGACAAGACGAAGACGTGGGGATCGAAGATGGTCTACACCGAGACCAAACTGAACTCGGCGTTCTCCTTCGGCGGCCCGAAATGTCTGGTGAAGGAAATCCAGAAACTGTCCGGTCTGAGCATCAACCGGTTCATCGCCGTCGACTTCTCCGGGTTCGCCAAGATGGTCGAGGCACTCGGCGGTGTCGAGGTGTGCAGCAAAACCCCGCTGCACGACTACGAGCTCGGTACCGTCCTCGAGCATTCGGGACGCCAGCTCATCGATGGCCCGACGGCGCTGAACTACGTGCGGGCCCGTCAGGTCACGACGGAGTTCAACGGCGACTACGGCCGCATCAAACGCCAGCAGTTGTTCTTGTCATCGCTGCTGCGCTCACTGATCTCCGAGGACACGCTGACCGACCTCAACAAGCTCAACAACGTCGTCAACATGTTCATCAGCAACAGCCGCGTGGACAATGTCCAGACCAAAGACCTTGTTCAGCTGGGCCGATCGCTGCAGGGCATGGCGGCCGGGCACTTTACCTTCGTCACCGTGCCCACCGGTGTGACGGACCAGAACGGCGACGAACCGCCGCGGACCGCGGACATGAAGGCACTTTTCAACGCGATCATCGACGACGATCCGCTGCCCGAGGAGAACGACCAGAACGCGCAGAACCTGGGGACCACACCAACCTCGGGGCCGACCAGCGCACCGACCACCAAGAAGGCACCGCCGCCTAGCGCGGCGCCCGAGGCGCGACGCGAGCAAGTGACGACGACCTCGCCTGACGAGGTCACCGTGCGGGTCTCCAATGCGACGGCAGAGAGCGGGCTTGCCGCTACCGCCACCAGCCAGCTCAAGCGGAACGGGTTCAACGTCATGTCACCCGACGACTATCCGAGTTCGGTGAATGCCACGACGGTGTTCTTCTCGGCCGGCAACGAGCAAGCGGCGGCGACGGTGGCATCGGCGTTCGCCAATTCAAAGGTTGCGCGGGTTTCCGGCTACGGGCAGGTCGTTCAGGTAGTGCTCGGCCCGGATTTCAAGTCGGTTACCGCTCCCGCGCCCAGTGGCTCCTCACTCAGTGTGCAGATCGACCGCAACCCGGGCAGCACGCCGACCAAACTGCCGGACGACCTCGCGGTGACGAACGCCGCCGACACCACCTGTGAATAA
- the phoU gene encoding phosphate signaling complex protein PhoU has product MRTAYHEQLSDLSERLGEMCGLAGVAMEKATQALLQADLVLAEQVISGHEEIANLSALAEESAFVLLALQAPVAGDLRSIVSAIQMVADIDRMGALALHVAKIARRRHPQHTLPEEVNGYFAEMGRVAVELGNSAQEVVLSRDPEKAARIREEDDAMDDLHRHLFSVLMDREWKHGVAAAVDVTLLGRFYERFADHAVEVARRVIFQATGRLPEDETAATTQ; this is encoded by the coding sequence ATGCGGACCGCCTACCATGAGCAACTCTCGGATTTATCCGAGCGCCTTGGCGAGATGTGCGGGCTGGCGGGGGTAGCCATGGAGAAGGCAACTCAGGCACTCCTGCAGGCCGACCTCGTCCTCGCCGAACAGGTGATCTCCGGCCACGAAGAGATCGCGAATCTGAGTGCTCTCGCCGAGGAGAGCGCCTTCGTGTTGCTGGCGCTGCAGGCACCGGTGGCGGGCGACCTGCGGTCCATCGTGAGCGCCATCCAGATGGTGGCCGACATCGACCGGATGGGCGCGCTGGCGCTGCACGTCGCCAAAATCGCCCGCCGGCGCCATCCTCAGCACACATTGCCCGAAGAGGTCAACGGGTATTTCGCCGAAATGGGCAGAGTCGCAGTCGAATTGGGTAACAGTGCACAAGAGGTGGTGTTGTCCCGTGACCCGGAGAAAGCCGCCCGGATCCGCGAAGAAGACGACGCGATGGACGATCTGCACCGGCACCTGTTCTCGGTGCTGATGGACCGGGAATGGAAGCACGGCGTGGCGGCGGCCGTCGACGTGACGTTGCTGGGCCGTTTCTACGAACGTTTCGCCGATCACGCGGTCGAGGTCGCCAGGCGCGTCATCTTCCAGGCCACCGGCAGACTGCCCGAAGACGAAACGGCGGCGACGACGCAGTAA
- the pstB gene encoding phosphate ABC transporter ATP-binding protein PstB, giving the protein MAKRLDLKDVNIYYGSFQAVADVTLSILPRSVTAFIGASGCGKTTVLRALNRMHEVIPGARVEGTVLLDDENIYAPGIDPVGVRRAIGMVFQRPNPFPAMSIRDNVVAGLKLQGVRNRRLLDDVAEHSLRGANLWDEVKNRLNRPGGGLSGGQQQRLCIARAIAVQPDVLLMDEPCSALDPISTMAIEELISELKQEYTIVIVTHNMQQAARVSDHTAFFNLEATGKPGRLIEIDDTEKIFSNPSQKATEDYISGRFG; this is encoded by the coding sequence GTGGCAAAGCGTTTGGACTTGAAGGACGTCAACATCTACTACGGGTCGTTTCAGGCCGTCGCCGATGTGACGCTGTCGATTCTCCCCCGGAGTGTGACGGCGTTCATCGGCGCGTCCGGCTGCGGCAAGACCACCGTGCTGCGGGCGCTGAACCGGATGCACGAGGTCATCCCCGGTGCGCGGGTCGAGGGCACCGTGTTGCTCGACGACGAGAACATCTATGCCCCGGGTATCGACCCTGTCGGGGTGCGGCGAGCGATCGGCATGGTGTTCCAACGGCCAAACCCGTTTCCCGCCATGTCTATTCGTGACAACGTGGTCGCGGGCCTGAAGCTGCAAGGGGTGCGCAATCGTAGGCTGCTCGACGACGTCGCCGAACACTCGCTGCGCGGCGCCAACCTGTGGGATGAGGTCAAGAATCGGCTGAACCGACCCGGTGGCGGCTTATCCGGCGGGCAGCAGCAGCGGCTGTGCATCGCGCGCGCCATCGCCGTGCAACCCGATGTGTTGCTGATGGACGAGCCGTGCTCCGCGCTGGATCCCATCTCGACGATGGCGATCGAAGAACTGATCAGTGAGCTCAAGCAGGAATACACGATCGTCATCGTCACGCACAACATGCAGCAGGCCGCCCGCGTCAGCGATCACACGGCGTTTTTCAACCTGGAAGCGACGGGAAAGCCGGGCCGGCTCATCGAGATCGACGACACCGAGAAGATCTTTTCCAATCCCTCGCAGAAGGCCACCGAGGATTACATCTCCGGTCGCTTCGGCTGA
- the pstA gene encoding phosphate ABC transporter permease PstA, translating to MSSIFDRPLKARTLSGLGRRRRVANIVASVLVSLSMLIALAPLLWVLFSVVAKGFKAIASASWWTHSQAGTTPFLAGGGAYHAMVGTLLQGLVSAAISVPIGVMLAIYLVEYGGGTRLGRLATFMVDILSGVPSIVAALFIYALCVSTLGFPRSGFAVALALVLLMLPVIERTTEEMLRIVPIDLREASYALGVPKWKTIVRVVIPTGLSGIITGIMLALARVMGETAPLLILVGYSQAMNFDIFKGFMGTLPGMMFNQTVAGAGVNPLPTDRLWGAGLTLILMIAVVNVGARVVSMMFAPKKS from the coding sequence ATGAGCTCGATCTTCGACCGGCCCCTCAAGGCACGCACGCTGTCCGGACTCGGTCGCCGCCGCCGGGTCGCGAACATCGTTGCGAGCGTGTTGGTCTCGCTGTCGATGCTGATTGCGCTGGCCCCATTGCTGTGGGTGTTGTTCTCGGTCGTCGCCAAGGGATTCAAGGCGATAGCGTCCGCTTCATGGTGGACGCATTCACAAGCGGGCACGACGCCTTTTCTGGCCGGGGGCGGCGCGTACCACGCGATGGTTGGAACCCTGTTGCAGGGATTGGTGTCCGCCGCGATCTCCGTGCCGATCGGTGTCATGCTCGCGATCTATTTGGTCGAGTACGGGGGCGGTACCCGACTTGGCCGGTTGGCGACCTTCATGGTGGACATCCTGTCCGGGGTGCCCTCAATTGTTGCGGCATTGTTCATCTACGCGCTATGTGTGTCCACGCTGGGCTTTCCCCGTTCGGGCTTCGCGGTGGCGCTGGCGTTGGTGCTGTTGATGCTGCCGGTGATTGAGCGGACGACCGAGGAGATGTTGCGGATCGTTCCGATTGATCTGCGTGAGGCCAGCTATGCGTTGGGGGTGCCAAAGTGGAAAACCATTGTCAGGGTGGTGATTCCGACAGGGTTGTCGGGCATCATCACCGGGATCATGTTGGCGTTGGCCAGGGTCATGGGCGAAACGGCTCCACTGCTGATCCTGGTCGGTTATTCGCAAGCCATGAACTTCGATATCTTCAAGGGGTTCATGGGGACGCTGCCTGGCATGATGTTCAACCAGACGGTGGCGGGTGCCGGCGTGAACCCGCTTCCCACAGATCGACTGTGGGGGGCGGGCTTGACGCTGATCTTGATGATCGCCGTTGTCAATGTCGGAGCCAGGGTGGTCTCGATGATGTTTGCGCCCAAGAAGTCCTAG
- the pstC gene encoding phosphate ABC transporter permease subunit PstC, translating into MTTPDPAQAGSGAVVAASFPSAPVVPLSPWKGTPSRFGDRIFRKFAEACGVLISVVVIAIGGFLLLRAIPAFKRNQEDFFTYRGNWVTTNTSAMHFGILDLLQVTVFISVFALILAMPVALGVAIFLTQYAPRRLAGPLAYTVDLLAAVPSIIYGVWGLYVLAPQLRPVATWLNQSVGWCFLFADGSASAAGGGTIFTGGIVLAVMILPFITAVTREVFVQTPGDQIEAALALGATRWEVVKTTVLPFGRTGYVSGGMLGLGRALGETVALLIILRGTQKAFGWSLFDGGATFATKIAATAWEFDDRYKAGAYIAAGLVLFVLTFVVDALARGAVAGTRKARR; encoded by the coding sequence ATGACTACGCCAGATCCAGCCCAGGCGGGTTCGGGTGCGGTCGTTGCCGCGTCCTTTCCGTCGGCGCCGGTCGTACCCCTTAGCCCATGGAAGGGGACTCCATCCCGCTTCGGGGACCGGATATTTCGCAAGTTCGCCGAAGCTTGCGGGGTCCTGATCTCCGTCGTGGTCATCGCGATCGGCGGGTTCTTGCTGTTGCGTGCGATACCGGCGTTCAAGCGCAACCAAGAGGACTTCTTCACCTACCGCGGCAACTGGGTCACCACCAATACCTCGGCGATGCACTTCGGCATCCTCGACCTGCTCCAGGTGACGGTGTTCATCTCGGTGTTCGCCTTGATTCTGGCCATGCCCGTCGCTCTGGGGGTCGCCATCTTCCTCACTCAATACGCGCCGCGGCGGCTCGCCGGGCCGCTCGCCTACACGGTCGATCTGCTGGCGGCGGTTCCCTCAATCATCTACGGCGTGTGGGGTCTGTATGTACTGGCTCCGCAGTTGCGGCCCGTCGCGACGTGGCTGAATCAGTCTGTGGGCTGGTGCTTCTTGTTCGCCGACGGTAGTGCGTCGGCGGCCGGCGGCGGCACCATCTTCACCGGCGGGATCGTGCTGGCGGTGATGATCCTGCCGTTCATCACCGCGGTCACTCGCGAAGTCTTCGTGCAGACGCCGGGCGACCAGATTGAGGCGGCACTGGCGCTCGGTGCCACTCGCTGGGAGGTGGTCAAGACGACGGTGTTGCCGTTCGGGCGGACCGGCTATGTCAGCGGCGGGATGCTCGGTCTGGGCCGAGCCCTGGGTGAGACGGTCGCGTTGCTGATTATCTTGCGCGGCACTCAAAAGGCGTTCGGCTGGTCGCTATTCGACGGCGGTGCGACCTTTGCGACCAAGATCGCGGCCACCGCATGGGAATTCGATGACCGGTACAAAGCCGGCGCGTATATCGCTGCGGGACTGGTACTTTTCGTGCTGACGTTTGTGGTCGATGCCTTAGCTCGCGGCGCTGTCGCCGGGACCAGAAAGGCTAGGCGATGA